The Vibrio kanaloae genome has a window encoding:
- the prpB gene encoding methylisocitrate lyase, producing the protein MKLSAGAKFRQAVQDNDPLQIVGTVNPYCAMMAKNLGHQAIYLSGGGIANASYGLPDLGITTLNDVLVDVERITNACDLPLLVDIDTGFGGAFNIARTIRAMEKAGAAAIHMEDQVAQKRCGHRPNKAIVSQQEMVDRVKAATDARTDDSFVIMARTDALAVEGIDSAIERAIACVEAGADMIFPEAMNQLDQYVKFSAALKSATGKHVPILANITEFGQTPLYNCSELAQSSVDMVLYPLSAFRAMNKAAENVYKHLLVEGNQEALLDSMQTRKELYEHLNYHDYENKLDQLFSSEG; encoded by the coding sequence ATGAAGTTATCAGCAGGAGCTAAGTTCCGACAAGCTGTGCAAGACAACGACCCATTGCAGATCGTCGGCACGGTGAATCCGTATTGCGCGATGATGGCAAAGAACTTGGGGCATCAGGCGATCTATTTGTCGGGTGGAGGCATCGCCAATGCGTCTTATGGTTTGCCTGATTTAGGTATTACGACATTGAACGATGTGTTGGTGGATGTTGAACGTATTACCAACGCGTGTGACCTGCCATTGCTGGTGGATATCGATACGGGATTTGGTGGCGCATTTAATATTGCACGTACCATCCGAGCGATGGAAAAAGCGGGCGCGGCTGCAATTCACATGGAAGATCAAGTCGCTCAGAAACGCTGTGGTCATCGACCAAATAAAGCGATTGTGAGCCAACAAGAGATGGTCGATAGAGTCAAAGCGGCAACCGATGCTAGAACCGATGACAGCTTTGTGATTATGGCTCGTACCGATGCATTGGCGGTTGAAGGCATTGACAGTGCGATTGAACGAGCTATTGCGTGTGTTGAAGCGGGTGCTGACATGATTTTCCCTGAGGCGATGAATCAACTCGATCAATACGTGAAGTTCTCGGCGGCGCTGAAATCGGCAACGGGTAAGCACGTGCCTATTCTTGCGAACATCACTGAGTTTGGCCAAACACCACTCTACAACTGTAGCGAGTTAGCCCAATCAAGTGTCGACATGGTGCTTTACCCATTGAGCGCGTTCCGTGCGATGAACAAAGCGGCGGAGAATGTTTACAAGCATTTGTTAGTTGAGGGTAATCAAGAAGCTCTGTTGGATTCGATGCAAACCCGTAAAGAGCTTTACGAACACCTGAATTACCACGACTACGAGAACAAGCTTGATCAGTTGTTTTCAAGCGAAGGGTAA
- a CDS encoding GntR family transcriptional regulator, which produces MNTAIKDLSLNANTKTRVNDKENTKSENLTEYLVEAIVNGELPPGSKISEPELAKRFEVSRGPLREAIMRVEGLGLIERIPHVGARVITFSAEKLLELYAVREALEGMAARLAARHITQEELIGLEGLLSTHSQHIDEVEGSSYFHQHGDFDFHYRIIKASRNSKLISLLCDELYHLLRMYRYQSPRAQSRPKEALDEHKYILQAIRNRDEELAEMLMRRHISGSRMLIEQQIQSKHMD; this is translated from the coding sequence ATGAATACTGCGATAAAAGATCTCAGCTTAAATGCAAACACGAAGACACGTGTGAACGATAAAGAGAACACTAAATCAGAAAACCTCACTGAGTATCTTGTTGAGGCGATTGTTAACGGTGAATTACCACCGGGCAGTAAGATCTCGGAGCCTGAACTGGCTAAACGCTTTGAAGTAAGTCGAGGTCCATTACGTGAAGCGATAATGCGTGTGGAGGGGCTAGGGCTTATTGAACGAATTCCTCATGTCGGCGCACGAGTTATTACTTTTTCGGCAGAAAAACTGCTAGAGCTTTACGCGGTGCGAGAGGCTTTGGAAGGCATGGCTGCTCGACTCGCAGCGAGACATATCACACAAGAAGAACTGATCGGCCTTGAAGGCTTATTGTCGACACACTCTCAGCATATTGATGAAGTAGAAGGTTCTTCTTATTTCCACCAACACGGCGATTTTGACTTCCATTATCGAATCATTAAAGCCAGCCGCAACAGCAAACTCATTTCTCTACTGTGTGATGAGCTTTATCACTTATTACGCATGTATCGCTACCAATCGCCTAGAGCGCAGTCTCGACCAAAAGAGGCGCTTGATGAACATAAATATATCCTACAAGCCATCCGTAACCGTGATGAAGAGCTAGCAGAAATGCTGATGCGACGACATATATCAGGTAGTCGAATGCTTATCGAACAACAAATTCAATCCAAACATATGGATTAA
- a CDS encoding tripartite tricarboxylate transporter substrate binding protein produces the protein MFKALKPTLAASIIAATFSFNTFAADVEKIHFLIPGGAGGGWDMTARGTGDVLVKSDIVENVSFQNLSGGGGGKAIAHLIETAQRQEDTLMVNSTPIVVRSLTGIFPQSFRDLTPVAATIADYGAIVASADSKYNTWEDVVKEFETNPRKVKIAGGSARGSMDHLVVAAAFKGEGFDAKKVRYIAYDAGGKAMAALLSGETQLLSTGLGEVLEMSKSGQVKVLAVTAPKRLDAAPNIPTLTEYGNETVFANWRGFFAAPGTSQAKIDEWNEALGKMYKTDEWQVVRDRNGWIDNYKADKDFYAFLEDQEKQMGDLMRELGFLK, from the coding sequence ATGTTCAAGGCACTGAAACCTACTCTTGCGGCTTCTATCATCGCAGCAACCTTTTCTTTCAACACTTTTGCTGCTGACGTAGAAAAAATACACTTCCTAATCCCTGGCGGCGCTGGTGGCGGTTGGGATATGACAGCTCGTGGTACCGGTGATGTACTGGTGAAATCAGACATCGTAGAAAATGTCTCTTTCCAAAACCTATCTGGTGGTGGCGGCGGTAAAGCCATTGCGCACCTAATTGAAACGGCTCAACGCCAAGAAGACACGCTGATGGTGAACTCAACACCTATCGTTGTGCGCTCTCTCACGGGTATTTTTCCACAGTCTTTCCGAGACCTAACACCTGTAGCTGCAACCATTGCCGATTACGGCGCAATCGTTGCGTCTGCAGATTCTAAGTACAACACGTGGGAAGACGTAGTAAAAGAATTCGAAACAAACCCTCGTAAAGTAAAAATTGCTGGCGGTTCAGCTCGTGGCAGCATGGACCACCTTGTGGTTGCTGCAGCGTTCAAAGGCGAAGGTTTTGATGCGAAGAAAGTGCGTTATATTGCCTACGATGCTGGTGGTAAAGCGATGGCGGCACTGCTTTCTGGCGAAACACAGCTTCTTTCAACGGGCCTTGGTGAAGTGCTAGAGATGTCTAAATCTGGCCAAGTAAAAGTGCTTGCTGTGACGGCTCCAAAGCGTCTTGACGCTGCGCCTAACATCCCAACACTGACTGAGTACGGCAACGAGACAGTATTTGCTAACTGGCGTGGTTTCTTCGCGGCACCGGGTACAAGCCAAGCGAAAATCGACGAGTGGAACGAAGCTCTTGGCAAAATGTACAAAACCGATGAGTGGCAAGTGGTTCGTGACCGTAACGGTTGGATCGACAACTACAAAGCAGATAAAGATTTCTACGCCTTCCTAGAAGACCAAGAAAAACAGATGGGCGATCTAATGCGTGAGCTTGGTTTCTTGAAGTAA
- a CDS encoding tripartite tricarboxylate transporter TctB family protein, translating to MSDLPTKFFSKESLLSGDRLGALIFMLACLCYGYQTTLIPLFPGDEYEPFTARTLPTLLTFIGIGLSLILLVTGEPNKKVKCETTPLNWKLLIGFLVLMALYGVGLTYLGFVLATSFFLLAGFYLLGERRKSILFGASFPFVIAFFLLLTQGLDIYLEPGLIFTLW from the coding sequence ATGTCGGACTTACCAACCAAATTTTTCAGTAAGGAATCTTTGCTTTCAGGCGATCGTCTCGGAGCTTTGATCTTTATGCTGGCGTGCTTGTGCTACGGCTATCAAACCACGCTGATTCCTTTGTTTCCCGGTGATGAATATGAACCATTTACCGCGAGAACACTGCCTACCCTGCTGACTTTCATCGGTATCGGGTTATCGTTGATTTTGCTTGTCACTGGAGAACCAAACAAGAAAGTCAAATGTGAAACAACGCCGCTGAACTGGAAACTGCTGATTGGCTTCTTGGTGTTAATGGCACTGTATGGTGTTGGGTTGACGTATCTTGGCTTTGTTTTAGCAACAAGCTTCTTCTTATTAGCGGGCTTCTACCTACTGGGTGAGCGCCGTAAATCAATCTTGTTTGGCGCGTCGTTTCCTTTCGTTATCGCGTTCTTTCTTCTTTTAACTCAAGGCTTAGATATCTACCTAGAGCCTGGTTTAATCTTCACTCTTTGGTAG
- a CDS encoding tripartite tricarboxylate transporter permease encodes MLDGILQGLSTAVMPMNIMMVIVGCFVGTFIGMLPGLGPISAIALMIPITYGLDPSSGLILMAGVYYGAVFGGSTSSILINAPGCSSTVVTAFDGYPMAQKGQAGKALALAAYSSFTGGTLSAIMLLIAAPALASVSLSFQSSDYFALMLLGLSAVAAFAGPGQVIKAWMMTILGLMLSTVGIDKGVGVERFTFGLTDLMDGFSFLLLAMATFALGETLMGILKPEQDTSAEESQKMADIGSMKVTKEEFKEVAPVSIRSSILGFFTGVLPGAGATIAAFLSYGMERSLAPKDKQKEFGKGSIRGLVAPESANNAASSGSFVPLLTLGIPGSGTTAIMLGALIAYGIQPGPRLFVEHPDVFWSVIISMYFGNIVLVILNLPLIPYISKLLAVPRTVLLPMIIFFSITGVYLVSFNTMDVFVMLIVAMAAIALRLANFPLAPLLLGFILGGLMEENLRRALMISDGELSFLWERPITMTFTILAVLVLASPILVKLFKSFRTKPVEV; translated from the coding sequence ATGTTAGACGGAATTTTACAAGGACTTTCTACCGCTGTGATGCCAATGAACATCATGATGGTAATCGTGGGCTGTTTCGTAGGTACCTTCATCGGGATGCTTCCGGGGTTAGGTCCAATCTCAGCCATTGCTCTGATGATCCCTATCACTTACGGCCTAGACCCATCTTCTGGTCTTATTTTGATGGCCGGTGTTTACTACGGTGCGGTATTTGGTGGTTCAACATCATCAATCTTAATTAATGCTCCGGGTTGTTCTTCAACGGTAGTAACCGCGTTTGACGGCTACCCGATGGCTCAAAAAGGCCAAGCGGGTAAAGCTCTTGCACTCGCAGCTTACTCTTCTTTCACAGGCGGTACGCTTTCAGCAATCATGCTTTTGATTGCCGCACCGGCTCTAGCAAGCGTGTCATTGAGCTTCCAATCTTCAGACTACTTTGCATTGATGCTATTAGGCTTATCCGCTGTAGCGGCGTTTGCAGGCCCAGGTCAGGTAATCAAAGCGTGGATGATGACCATTCTTGGTTTAATGCTATCAACTGTTGGTATCGACAAAGGCGTTGGCGTTGAACGTTTCACTTTTGGCCTAACGGATCTGATGGATGGCTTCAGCTTCCTATTATTAGCGATGGCAACGTTCGCACTGGGTGAAACCTTGATGGGTATTCTAAAACCAGAACAAGACACCAGCGCAGAAGAAAGCCAAAAGATGGCCGATATAGGTAGCATGAAGGTCACCAAAGAAGAGTTCAAAGAAGTAGCGCCAGTTTCGATCCGCTCTTCTATTCTCGGTTTCTTTACCGGTGTTCTACCGGGCGCAGGCGCGACGATCGCAGCTTTCTTAAGCTACGGCATGGAGCGTAGTCTAGCGCCCAAAGACAAGCAGAAAGAGTTCGGTAAAGGCAGTATCCGTGGTCTTGTTGCTCCTGAATCAGCAAACAACGCAGCTTCAAGTGGCTCATTCGTTCCACTACTGACGCTAGGTATTCCGGGATCTGGTACCACTGCAATCATGCTAGGTGCATTGATCGCTTACGGCATCCAACCGGGCCCTCGCCTGTTCGTTGAACACCCAGATGTATTCTGGTCGGTGATTATCTCTATGTACTTTGGCAACATTGTATTGGTTATTCTGAACCTGCCGCTTATCCCATATATTTCTAAACTGCTAGCGGTACCTAGAACGGTTCTACTGCCAATGATTATCTTCTTTTCAATCACTGGTGTGTACTTGGTGTCATTCAACACGATGGATGTGTTTGTGATGCTAATTGTGGCGATGGCAGCGATAGCGTTGAGGCTGGCCAACTTCCCACTGGCGCCATTACTACTTGGCTTTATCTTAGGTGGTTTGATGGAAGAAAACTTAAGACGCGCACTGATGATCAGCGATGGTGAACTAAGCTTCCTTTGGGAGCGTCCTATCACCATGACATTCACTATCTTGGCTGTATTGGTTCTTGCTAGTCCGATTCTAGTTAAGCTGTTCAAGAGCTTTAGAACAAAACCAGTAGAAGTGTAA
- a CDS encoding sulfite exporter TauE/SafE family protein, with protein sequence MDWLILFLSGVIGGVLNSIAGGGSFITFPALLFAGVPPIAANATNTFASCAGYISGAYALRHEIQSGTKQLKLTIALCVIGGGIGAFLLLHTPEALFTQSVPWLLLFAALLFTFGGTLNKWLKQATAKHKHATSAGAFFSALLLLIVCIYGGYFNAGLGIVTLSYLALAGYTNINVMNGIKLLVSACASLAAIVFFIVNGSIDWPSGIAVLMGTLVGGYYSAKISRRIPQQYVRNTVIIASFLITAYFFYSS encoded by the coding sequence ATGGATTGGTTGATTCTATTCTTGTCAGGCGTGATTGGCGGTGTGCTTAACTCCATTGCGGGTGGCGGCAGCTTTATCACCTTCCCTGCTCTATTGTTTGCTGGCGTTCCACCAATAGCAGCCAACGCGACCAATACCTTTGCTTCGTGTGCCGGATACATTAGCGGAGCCTACGCTCTGCGCCACGAAATTCAATCTGGTACCAAGCAGCTAAAACTGACCATTGCTTTATGTGTCATTGGCGGTGGTATCGGGGCTTTCTTGCTACTTCACACACCAGAAGCTCTGTTCACTCAATCCGTTCCTTGGCTGTTGCTGTTTGCAGCTTTGCTATTCACGTTTGGCGGCACGCTCAATAAATGGTTAAAGCAAGCCACAGCAAAACATAAGCATGCCACCAGCGCAGGTGCATTCTTTTCCGCTTTATTGCTTTTGATTGTTTGTATCTACGGTGGTTATTTTAATGCAGGTTTGGGCATTGTGACATTGAGCTACTTGGCGCTGGCTGGTTACACCAATATCAACGTGATGAATGGCATCAAACTGCTCGTGTCCGCGTGTGCTTCCCTCGCTGCGATCGTATTTTTTATCGTGAATGGCTCTATTGATTGGCCGTCAGGCATAGCCGTTTTGATGGGGACCTTGGTTGGTGGCTATTACTCAGCAAAAATCTCTCGCCGCATCCCACAACAATATGTTCGTAACACAGTGATCATCGCGAGTTTCTTAATCACCGCATATTTCTTTTATTCAAGTTAA
- a CDS encoding VF530 family protein: protein MTEEERIELQQNNPLHGLKLETMITELVDHYGWEILDAAMRMNCFNTKPTVASAVKYLKKTEWAREKVENFYLYRFKRMPKASDIEYQMPPRSRTFRHGLEPREPMELTVESIQASQAKAASAFKERRGGNGRNFRR, encoded by the coding sequence ATGACTGAAGAAGAAAGAATCGAACTGCAACAAAATAACCCATTGCACGGCTTAAAGCTTGAAACCATGATCACTGAATTAGTCGATCATTATGGTTGGGAAATTTTAGATGCGGCAATGCGCATGAACTGCTTTAACACTAAACCAACGGTAGCAAGTGCTGTTAAATATTTAAAGAAGACAGAATGGGCTCGTGAGAAGGTAGAAAACTTTTACCTGTACCGTTTTAAGCGTATGCCTAAAGCGTCTGATATCGAATATCAGATGCCACCACGTTCACGTACGTTCCGTCACGGTTTAGAACCTCGTGAACCAATGGAGTTGACGGTTGAGTCTATTCAAGCGTCACAAGCTAAAGCCGCGTCTGCTTTCAAAGAGCGCCGAGGTGGCAACGGTCGTAACTTTCGCCGTTAG
- the gnd gene encoding decarboxylating NADP(+)-dependent phosphogluconate dehydrogenase: protein MKGDIGVIGLAVMGQNLILNMNDHGFKVVAHNRTAAKVDEFLEGPAKGTNIVGAYSLEELVEKLEAPRKVMLMVRAGDVVDTFIDKLVPLLDKGDIIIDGGNTNFPDTNRRVAALREKGIHFIGTGVSGGEEGARFGPSIMPGGSPEAWEAVKPIFQGISAKTDAGEPCCDWVGNDGAGHFVKMVHNGIEYGDMQLITEAYQFMKDGLGMNHDEMQAVFADWNKTELDSYLVEITADILGYKDEDGEALVEKILDTAGQKGTGKWTGINALDMGIPLTLITESVFSRCLSALKDQRVEAEKLFGKTVAPVEGDKQEWVDAIRQALLASKIISYAQGFMLMREASNENGWDLNYGNVALMWRGGCIIRSAFLGNIRDAYEANPEIAFLGSDAYFKGILDNCMSAWRKVAAKSMESGIPMPCMTSALTFLDGYTTARLPANLLQAQRDYFGAHTYERTDRPRGEFFHTNWTGTGGDTASTTYDV, encoded by the coding sequence ATGAAAGGTGATATCGGTGTAATTGGCCTAGCAGTAATGGGTCAGAACCTTATCCTAAACATGAACGACCACGGCTTCAAAGTTGTGGCTCATAACCGTACTGCTGCTAAAGTAGACGAGTTCCTAGAAGGCCCAGCTAAAGGTACTAACATTGTTGGTGCTTACTCTCTAGAAGAGCTAGTTGAGAAGCTAGAAGCGCCACGTAAAGTGATGCTTATGGTTCGTGCTGGTGACGTTGTAGATACGTTCATCGACAAGCTTGTACCACTTCTAGACAAAGGCGACATCATCATTGATGGCGGTAACACTAACTTCCCAGACACTAACCGTCGTGTTGCTGCTCTTCGTGAGAAAGGCATCCACTTCATCGGTACTGGCGTTTCTGGTGGTGAAGAAGGTGCTCGTTTCGGTCCTTCAATTATGCCAGGCGGTTCTCCTGAAGCTTGGGAAGCGGTTAAGCCTATCTTCCAAGGTATTTCCGCGAAAACTGACGCGGGTGAGCCTTGTTGTGATTGGGTTGGTAACGACGGTGCTGGTCACTTCGTTAAGATGGTTCACAATGGCATCGAATACGGTGACATGCAGCTTATCACTGAAGCATACCAGTTCATGAAAGATGGCCTAGGTATGAACCACGACGAAATGCAGGCTGTATTTGCTGACTGGAACAAAACTGAACTAGACAGCTACCTAGTAGAAATCACTGCTGATATCCTTGGCTACAAAGATGAAGACGGTGAAGCGCTAGTTGAGAAGATCCTAGACACTGCTGGCCAAAAAGGCACAGGTAAATGGACAGGTATCAACGCACTAGACATGGGTATCCCACTGACTCTAATCACTGAATCTGTATTCTCTCGTTGCCTGTCTGCACTTAAAGACCAACGTGTTGAAGCTGAGAAACTGTTCGGCAAGACGGTTGCTCCAGTTGAAGGTGACAAGCAAGAGTGGGTTGATGCAATTCGTCAGGCTCTACTGGCTTCTAAGATCATCTCTTACGCTCAAGGTTTCATGCTAATGCGTGAGGCGTCGAACGAAAACGGCTGGGATTTAAACTACGGTAACGTTGCACTTATGTGGCGTGGCGGTTGTATCATCCGTTCTGCATTCCTAGGCAACATTCGTGATGCTTACGAAGCGAACCCAGAGATCGCTTTCCTAGGTTCAGATGCATACTTCAAAGGTATCCTAGACAACTGCATGAGCGCTTGGCGTAAAGTTGCAGCTAAGTCTATGGAATCTGGCATCCCAATGCCATGTATGACTTCTGCACTAACGTTCCTAGATGGCTACACTACAGCCCGTCTTCCAGCGAACCTTCTACAAGCTCAACGTGACTACTTCGGTGCTCACACTTACGAGCGTACTGACCGTCCACGTGGTGAATTCTTCCACACAAACTGGACTGGTACAGGCGGCGATACTGCTTCTACAACTTACGACGTATAA
- the pgl gene encoding 6-phosphogluconolactonase: protein MINHKIFATPELVVENLANEMKAYSEQGRPVHISLSGGSTPKMLFKLLAQAPYAEGIQWNNLHFWWGDERCVAPDDAESNFGEANALLFSNVNLPAENIHRIRGEDEPNAEAERFAKEMADVIPCENGTPIFDWILLGVGADGHTASLFPGVTDYQDERLSLLASHPESGQIRVSKTAKVLEAAKRISFLVLGAGKVEIVKEIHTTPASELPYPAAKIQSKAGETEWFLDSSAASAIA from the coding sequence ATGATCAATCACAAGATCTTTGCAACGCCAGAATTGGTCGTTGAAAACCTAGCAAACGAAATGAAAGCTTACAGTGAACAGGGCAGACCTGTTCATATTTCATTGTCGGGCGGCAGCACGCCAAAAATGCTCTTTAAGCTGTTAGCTCAAGCACCATACGCAGAAGGTATTCAATGGAATAACCTTCATTTTTGGTGGGGCGATGAACGTTGCGTGGCACCAGATGACGCTGAAAGCAACTTCGGTGAAGCGAATGCGTTACTGTTTTCGAACGTGAACCTTCCGGCAGAGAATATCCACCGCATCCGTGGTGAAGATGAGCCTAACGCTGAAGCCGAGCGCTTTGCTAAAGAAATGGCTGATGTGATTCCTTGTGAAAACGGCACGCCTATTTTCGATTGGATTCTGTTAGGTGTTGGTGCCGATGGCCACACAGCTTCGCTATTTCCGGGTGTAACTGATTACCAAGACGAGAGACTCTCTCTATTAGCTTCTCATCCTGAGTCCGGTCAAATCCGAGTTTCTAAAACGGCAAAAGTTTTAGAAGCAGCAAAACGAATCAGTTTCCTAGTACTGGGTGCAGGTAAAGTTGAGATCGTTAAAGAAATTCATACAACTCCTGCTTCAGAATTGCCTTATCCGGCAGCGAAAATCCAGTCTAAAGCTGGCGAAACAGAGTGGTTCCTAGATTCAAGTGCAGCAAGTGCTATCGCATAA